Proteins from one Romboutsia sp. CE17 genomic window:
- the purM gene encoding phosphoribosylformylglycinamidine cyclo-ligase, with translation MLTYKQSGVDIDEGNRAVDLIKGKIKTTYDNNVIGDLGNFSGLYSLKDFTNMTEPVLLSSTDGVGTKLKLAQMMDKHDTVGIDLVAMCVNDLICQGARPLFFLDYIATGKLVPEQVEQIVSGIVDGCKMAGCALVGGETAEMPGMYSEDEYDLAGFSVGIADREKIVSGKDVKSGDTLIGISSSGIHSNGFSFIRKIFLETYGYKLDQYIEELGMTLGEALLTPTKIYVKLVLDLLSKYDIKAIAHITGGGVIENITRVIPKGLGIDIEKNSWEKPAIFKMIENFNSIDERELHKSFNMGVGLVLIVDNEKAKEITKYINSTEENAYIIGKVVDTHEGVTLC, from the coding sequence ATGTTAACTTACAAGCAATCAGGCGTTGATATAGATGAAGGAAATAGAGCAGTAGATCTTATTAAAGGTAAAATAAAAACAACTTATGACAACAATGTAATAGGTGACTTAGGAAATTTCAGTGGATTATATAGCTTAAAAGATTTTACTAATATGACTGAACCAGTGTTACTTTCGTCAACAGATGGAGTTGGGACGAAATTAAAGCTAGCTCAAATGATGGATAAACATGACACTGTAGGTATAGATTTAGTTGCGATGTGTGTAAATGATTTAATATGCCAAGGTGCAAGACCTTTATTCTTTTTAGACTATATAGCGACTGGAAAGTTAGTACCGGAACAAGTGGAACAAATAGTTAGTGGTATAGTAGACGGATGTAAAATGGCAGGTTGTGCACTTGTTGGTGGAGAAACTGCTGAAATGCCTGGTATGTATAGTGAAGATGAATATGATTTAGCAGGATTTTCTGTTGGCATAGCTGATAGAGAGAAGATAGTGTCTGGTAAAGATGTAAAGTCTGGTGATACATTAATAGGTATATCATCAAGTGGAATACATAGTAATGGATTTTCATTTATAAGAAAAATATTTTTAGAAACTTATGGATATAAGTTGGATCAATATATAGAAGAATTAGGGATGACTTTAGGAGAAGCATTATTAACACCTACTAAAATATATGTAAAACTAGTTCTAGATTTATTAAGTAAATACGATATAAAAGCAATAGCGCATATAACTGGCGGTGGAGTTATAGAAAATATAACTAGAGTTATACCAAAAGGATTAGGTATAGATATAGAAAAGAATTCTTGGGAAAAGCCAGCTATATTTAAAATGATAGAAAACTTTAATTCTATAGATGAAAGAGAATTACATAAGAGTTTTAACATGGGTGTAGGACTGGTATTAATAGTTGATAATGAAAAAGCAAAAGAAATAACTAAATACATAAATTCTACTGAAGAAAATGCCTACATTATAGGTAAAGTGGTAGATACTCATGAAGGAGTCACATTATGCTAA
- the purF gene encoding amidophosphoribosyltransferase has protein sequence MCGVVGIYSKNKDIAKELYYSLYSIQHRGQESCGMAVFDGKDIKYKKDMGLVGDVFKEAELSQLGGNMGIGHVRYSTAGGSTLANCQPLVGSCRKRTLALAHNGNLVNANYLRDMLEEDGYMFQANSDTEVILYILARYYKGDIVESLKLTMDYIKGAYSLVIMGEDSLVGVRDPHGFRPLILGKKGDEYIFASESCAIDILGGEVIRDVEPGEIVVVKDGELKTYYYSENYKCVKRSCIFEHIYFARNDATIDNVNVYEFRVKCGELLAKDEIINADIVVPVPDSGWAGAIGYSNASGLKASEGLVKNRYVGRTFIKPTQEEREIAVKIKLNPLSSVVKGKSVVLVDDSVVRGTTSKQIVKSLRDAGAREIHLRITSPPVSYSCYYGIDTPNRSNLIASSHSTEEMREYIGCDSLKFLSIDAMIEATDSKSTFCKACFDGDYPVKKIDKEELLSC, from the coding sequence ATGTGTGGTGTTGTAGGTATTTATTCGAAAAATAAAGATATAGCTAAAGAATTATACTATTCTTTATATTCTATACAACATAGAGGTCAAGAAAGCTGTGGAATGGCTGTATTTGATGGAAAAGATATAAAGTATAAAAAAGACATGGGATTAGTTGGAGATGTATTTAAAGAAGCAGAATTATCTCAATTAGGTGGAAATATGGGGATAGGTCATGTTAGATACTCTACAGCTGGTGGAAGTACATTGGCAAATTGTCAGCCGCTAGTTGGTAGTTGTAGAAAAAGAACATTAGCATTAGCTCATAACGGAAACTTAGTAAATGCAAATTACTTAAGAGATATGTTAGAAGAAGATGGGTATATGTTTCAAGCGAACTCAGACACAGAAGTAATACTTTATATACTTGCTAGATACTATAAGGGAGATATAGTAGAAAGTTTAAAACTAACTATGGATTATATCAAAGGGGCATATTCTCTTGTGATAATGGGAGAAGATTCATTAGTAGGTGTAAGAGACCCTCATGGATTTAGACCTCTTATATTAGGTAAAAAAGGTGATGAATATATATTTGCATCAGAAAGCTGTGCTATAGATATACTTGGTGGAGAAGTTATAAGAGATGTAGAGCCAGGCGAAATAGTAGTAGTTAAAGATGGTGAACTTAAGACATATTATTATTCAGAAAATTATAAGTGTGTAAAAAGAAGCTGTATATTTGAACATATCTACTTTGCAAGAAATGATGCAACAATAGACAATGTGAATGTATATGAGTTTAGAGTTAAATGTGGGGAATTATTAGCTAAAGATGAAATAATAAATGCTGATATAGTAGTTCCAGTACCAGATTCAGGATGGGCAGGAGCTATAGGATATTCTAATGCAAGTGGGCTTAAGGCAAGTGAAGGACTTGTAAAAAATAGATATGTAGGAAGAACATTTATAAAACCAACACAAGAAGAAAGAGAAATAGCAGTAAAAATAAAACTAAATCCTTTATCAAGTGTTGTAAAAGGAAAGTCAGTTGTACTAGTGGATGATTCCGTAGTTAGAGGAACAACTTCTAAGCAAATAGTAAAGTCTCTTAGAGATGCAGGAGCAAGAGAAATTCACCTTAGAATAACATCTCCTCCAGTATCTTACTCTTGTTACTATGGAATTGATACACCAAATAGATCAAACTTAATAGCGTCTAGTCATAGTACAGAAGAAATGAGAGAGTACATAGGATGTGACTCATTAAAGTTTTTAAGTATAGATGCGATGATAGAAGCTACAGATAGTAAGTCTACTTTCTGTAAAGCATGTTTTGATGGAGACTACCCAGTTAAGAAAATCGATAAGGAGGAACTTTTATCATGTTAA
- the purC gene encoding phosphoribosylaminoimidazolesuccinocarboxamide synthase produces MLLYEGKAKQVYSTENENEFIVYFKDDATAFNGEKKATISLKGILNNKISSIMFEMLHDNQINTHFIKKISDREMLVKKVEILPLEVIVRNITAGSFCKKYGIEEGLVLDEPIFELCYKNDEYGDPMLNEDHAVAMKLASREEIAFLKEQTLKINELMKEFFLKTNLKLVDFKLEFGKDSQGNIILADEISPDTCRLWDVNTNEKLDKDRFRRDLGDLVQGYEEVLSRMNCK; encoded by the coding sequence ATGTTATTATATGAAGGTAAAGCAAAACAAGTTTATTCAACAGAAAATGAAAATGAATTTATAGTTTATTTTAAAGATGATGCAACGGCATTTAATGGAGAAAAGAAAGCTACAATATCTTTGAAAGGAATCTTAAATAATAAAATTTCAAGTATAATGTTTGAAATGTTACACGATAATCAAATCAATACACACTTCATAAAAAAAATATCAGATAGAGAAATGTTAGTAAAGAAAGTTGAAATATTACCATTAGAAGTAATAGTAAGAAATATAACAGCGGGTTCATTCTGTAAGAAATATGGAATAGAAGAAGGTTTAGTTTTAGATGAGCCTATATTTGAACTTTGCTACAAAAATGATGAATACGGAGATCCTATGTTAAATGAGGATCATGCTGTAGCAATGAAATTAGCAAGTAGAGAAGAAATAGCATTCTTAAAAGAACAAACTTTAAAAATAAATGAATTAATGAAAGAATTCTTCTTAAAAACGAACTTAAAGTTAGTAGATTTTAAATTAGAATTTGGTAAAGATTCTCAAGGAAATATAATACTAGCAGATGAAATATCTCCTGATACTTGCAGACTTTGGGATGTAAATACAAATGAAAAATTAGATAAAGATAGATTTAGAAGAGATTTAGGTGACCTTGTTCAAGGTTATGAAGAAGTTCTTTCGAGAATGAACTGTAAATAG
- the purE gene encoding 5-(carboxyamino)imidazole ribonucleotide mutase translates to MKVAVVMGSKSDYPKVQEGIELLEKFGVYVKVRALSAHRTPNQLIEFLNEIDDEVDVIIGAAGKAAHLPGVIASHTLIPVIGLPVKSSTMDGLDSLLSIVQMPKGIPVATVAIDGGLNAALLALQIISLKYPKIKEDLVLYREEMANKVLEDDKNLRG, encoded by the coding sequence ATGAAAGTAGCAGTAGTTATGGGGTCAAAATCAGATTATCCTAAAGTTCAAGAAGGTATAGAGTTATTAGAAAAATTTGGTGTATATGTGAAAGTTAGAGCATTATCAGCACATAGAACTCCTAATCAATTAATAGAGTTCTTAAATGAAATAGATGATGAAGTAGATGTAATAATAGGGGCTGCAGGAAAAGCTGCACATCTACCTGGAGTAATAGCTTCACATACATTAATTCCTGTTATAGGATTACCAGTTAAGTCATCTACAATGGATGGATTAGATTCACTTTTATCAATAGTACAGATGCCTAAAGGTATTCCTGTGGCGACAGTTGCTATAGATGGGGGATTAAACGCTGCTCTATTAGCACTTCAAATAATTAGTTTGAAATATCCAAAAATCAAAGAAGATTTAGTTTTATATAGAGAAGAAATGGCAAACAAAGTATTAGAAGATGACAAAAATTTAAGGGGGTAA